A region of Ictidomys tridecemlineatus isolate mIctTri1 chromosome 4, mIctTri1.hap1, whole genome shotgun sequence DNA encodes the following proteins:
- the Hspa5 gene encoding endoplasmic reticulum chaperone BiP precursor (The RefSeq protein has 1 substitution compared to this genomic sequence) — protein MKLSLVAAVLLLLCAARAEEEDKKEDVGTVVGIDLGTTYSCVGVFKNGRVEIIANDQGNRITPSYVAFTPEGERLIGDAAKNQLTSNPENTVFDAKRLIGRTWNDPSVQQDIKFLPFKVVEKKTKPYIQVDIGGGQTKTFAPEEISAMVLTKMKETAEAYLGKKVTHAVVTVPAYFNDAQRQATKDAGTIAGLNVMRIINEPTAAAIAYGLDKREGEKNILVFDLGGGTFDVSLLTIDNGVFEVVATNGDTHLGGEDFDQRVMEHFIKLYKKKTGKDVRKDNRAVQKLRREVEKAKRALSSQHQARIEIESFYEGEDFSETLTRAKFEELNMDLFRSTMKPVQKVLEDSDLKKSDIDEIVLVGGSTRIPKIQQLVKEFFNGKEPSRGINPDEAVAYGAAVQAGVLSGDQDTGDLVLLDVCPLTLGIETVGGVMTKLIPRNTVVPTKKSQISSTASDNQPTVTIKVYEGERPLTKDNHLLGTFDLTGIPPAPRGVPQIEVTFEIDVNGILRVTAEDKGTGNKNKITITNDQNRLTPEEIERMVNDAEKFAEEDKRLKERIDTRNELESYAYSLKNQIGDKEKLGGKLSSEDKETMEKAVEEKIEWLESHQDADIEDFKAKKKELEEIVQPIISKLYGSAGPPPTGEEDTSERDEL, from the exons ATGAAGCTCTCTCTGGTGGCCGcggtgctgctgctgctctgcgcGGCGCGGGCCGAGGAGGAGGACAAGAAGGAGGATGTGGGTACCGTGGTCGGCATCGACCTGGGGACCACTTACTCTTG CGTCGGGGTGTTCAAGAATGGCCGCGTGGAGATCATCGCCAACGATCAGGGCAACCGCATCACGCCGTCTTATGTGGCCTTCACCCCAGAAGGGGAACGTCTGATCGGCGATGCGGCCAAGAATCAGCTCACCTCCAATCCTGAGAACACGGTCTTCGACGCCAAGCGGCTCATCGGCCGCACTTGGAATGACCCGTCCGTGCAGCAAGACATCAAGTTCTTGCCTTTCAAG gtggttgaaaagaaaactaaaccaTACATTCAGGTTGATATTGGAGGTGGGCAAACTAAGACATTTGCTCCAGAAGAAATTTCTGCTATGGTTCTCACTAAAATGAAAGAGACTGCTGAGGCTTATTTGGGAAAGAAG gTTACCCATGCAGTTGTTACTGTACCAGCCTATTTTAATGATGCCCAGCGGCAAGCAACCAAAGATGCTGGAACTATTGCTGGCCTGAATGTTATGAGGATCATCAATGAGCC TACAGCAGCTGCTATTGCTTATGGCCTGGataagagggagggagagaagaacatCCTAGTGTTTGATTTGGGTGGTGGAACCTTCGATGTGTCTCTTCTCACCATTGACAATGGTGTCTTCGAAGTCGTGGCCACTAATGGAGATACTCATCTGGGTGGAGAAGACTTTGACCAGCGTGTTATGGAACACTTCATCAAGCTGTACAAAAAGAAGACTGGCAAAGATGTTAGGAAAGACAACAGAGCTGTGCAGAAACTCCGGCGTGAAGTAGAAAAGGCCAAGCGGGCCCTGTCTTCTCAACATCAAGCAAGAATTGAAATTGAGTCCTTCTATGAAGGAGAAGACTTTTCTGAAACCCTGACTCGGGCCAAATTTGAAGAGCTAAACATG GACCTGTTCCGGTCTACCATGAAGCCTGTTCAGAAAGTACTGGAGGATTCTGACTTGAAGAAGTCTGATATTGATGAGATTGTTCTTGTTGGTGGCTCTACTCGAATTCCAAAGATTCAGCAACTTGTTAAAGAGTTCTTCAATGGCAAGGAGCCATCCCGTGGCATAAACCCAGATGAGGCTGTTGCATATGGTGCTGCCGTCCAGGCTGGTGTACTCTCTGGTGATCAAGATACAG GTGACCTAGTACTGCTTGATGTATGTCCCCTGACACTTGGTATTGAAACTGTGGGAGGTGTCATGACCAAACTGATACCAAGGAACACTGTGGTACCCACCAAGAAGTCTCAGATCTTTTCTACAGCTTCTGATAATCAACCTACTGTTACAATCAAGGTCTATGAAG GTGAACGACCCCTGACAAAAGACAACCACCTTCTGGGTACATTTGATCTCACTGGAATTCCTCCTGCTCCCCGTGGGGTCCCCCAGATTGAAGTCACTTTTGAGATAGATGTGAATGGTATTCTTCGGGTGACAGCTGAAGATAAGGGTACAGGGAACAAAAATAAGATCACAATTACCAATGATCAAAATCGCCTGACACCTGAAGAAATTGAAAGGATGGTAAATGATGCTGAGAAGTTTGCTGAGGAAGACAAAAGACTCAAGGAGCGCATTGATACCAGGAATGAGTTGGAAAGCTATGCCTATTCTCTAAAGAATCAGATTGGAGATAAAGAAAAGTTGGGAGGCAAACTTTCCTCTGAAGATAAGGAGACCATGGAAAAAGCTGTAGAGGAAAAAATTGAATGGCTGGAAAGCCACCAAGATGCTGACATTGAAGACTTCAAAGCTAAAAAGAAGGAACTAGAAGAAATTGTTCAGCCAATTATCAGCAAACTCTATGGAAGTGCAGGCCCTCCCCCAACTGGTGAAGAGGATACATCAGAAAGAGACGAGTTGTAG